One Pararge aegeria chromosome 4, ilParAegt1.1, whole genome shotgun sequence DNA segment encodes these proteins:
- the LOC120623547 gene encoding uncharacterized protein LOC120623547, which produces MELLLARVTVCEEYTPKIVVKEMLEKYSDFLNPFNLDYRRHIADRLYGRGSCSLACLPCGTLVPCNVTWRSMIDNVHRQCDNLISDCHFNSNKFSCCKYFYTVDSEYGQCYSFNSLQGPKTNNRQFFVNSSTGPGVLSFRLLYDAQISVHSSEELSTNDLDKKFRFDVNTYVDKVVDYLFSIIEVDNELVLENEHVSTRRCRYNYEIPDLPFHTYQVYSYGACRLAQSTNKSFNYCGCVHPVRDLRYKDYYCNYTGINCLIRYEVQKTKLGKADNPDAEDCLPSCIESELSTVHLSKRRQPQAQYDGAKVNIRMVSLPTLRYQKSLLRTNLDFVVTVGGMVGLFFSASILSFVEIFYLIFRSPIK; this is translated from the exons GAGTGACGGTATGTGAAGAATACACACCCAAGATAGTGGTGAAGgaaatgttggaaaaatatt CGGACTTCTTGAATCCATTCAATCTCGACTACCGTCGGCATATCGCCGACAGACTATACGGACGCGGTTCCTGCAGCTTAGCTTGTTTGCCTTGTGGAACTCTAGTGCCTTGCAATGTGACATGGAGGAGTATGATTGACAAT GTTCACAGACAATGTGATAATTTGATTTCCGACTGCCACTTCAATAGCAACAAGTTTTCATGCTGTAAATACTTTTACACAGTCGACTCCGAATATGGCCAGTGTTATTCATTTAACAGTTTGCAAGGCCC GAAAACAAATAATCGTCAGTTTTTTGTCAATAGCAGCACTGGGCCTGGTGTACTGTCCTTTCGTCTATTGTATGATGCACAA atATCCGTACACAGTTCTGAAGAATTATCCACGAATGATTTGGACAAGAAATTCAGATTCGATGTCAACACTTACGTTGACAAAGTGGTGgactatttattttccataataGAAGTGGATAATGAACTTGTGTTAGAAAACGAGCATGTCAGTACCAGACGATGTCGATATAACTACGAAATACCAGATCTTCCGTTTCATACGTATCAG GTTTATTCTTACGGTGCATGTCGTTTAGCTCAAAGTACGAACAAATCTTTTAATTATTGCGGTTGTGTGCATCCAGTACGAGATCTGCGGT ACAAAGATTATTATTGCAATTATACCGGAATAAACTGCTTAATAAGATACGAAG ttcaaaaaactaaattgggTAAAGCTGACAACCCTGATGCTGAAGACTGTTTACCGTCATGTATCGAGAGTGAACTGAGCACAGTCCATTTATCTAA aaGACGGCAGCCTCAAGCTCAATATGACGGAGCTAAAGTAAACATACGGATGGTCTCCTTACCCACACTTCGTTACCAGAAGAGTTTACTCCGAACCAACTTGGATTTTGTGG TGACAGTAGGCGGCATGGTGGGTCTTTTCTTCAGTGCATCGATACTAAGTTTCGTAGAAATATTTTACCTTATATTTAGATCacctattaaataa